One genomic window of Salvelinus alpinus chromosome 9, SLU_Salpinus.1, whole genome shotgun sequence includes the following:
- the cav1 gene encoding caveolin-1, which translates to MTGGLKDCETDEEFLHSPFIRKQGNIYKPNNKDMDNDSMSGMKTMQDVHTKEIDLVNRDPKHINDDVVKVDFEDVIAEPAGTYSFDGVWKASFTTFTVTKYWCYRLLTALVGIPLALVWGIFFAILSFIHIWAVVPCVKSYLIEIHCVSRVYSICVHTFCDPLFEAMGKCFSSIRISTTKGV; encoded by the exons ATGACTGGCGGACTCAAGGACTGCGAAACTGACGAG GAATTTCTGCACTCGCCGTTCATCAGAAAACAAGGGAACATTTATAAACCTAATAACAAAGACATGGATAATGACAGTATGAGCGGGATGAAGACGATGCAGGATGTCCATACAAAAGAGATCGACCTGGTGAACCGGGACCCCAAGCACATAAACGACGACGTTGTAAAG GTGGACTTTGAGGATGTGATCGCAGAGCCTGCGGGCACGTACAGCTTCGACGGCGTGTGGAAGGCTAGCTTCACCACCTTCACAGTGACCAAGTACTGGTGCTACCgtctcctcactgccctggtggGCATCCCGCTGGCGCTGGTCTGGGGCATCTTCTTCGCCATCCTGTCCTTCATCCACATCTGGGCGGTGGTGCCATGTGTCAAGAGCTATCTGATCGAGATCCACTGTGTCAGCCGCGTCTACTCCATCTGCGTCCACACATTCTGCGACCCGCTGTTCGAAGCCATGGGCAAGTGCTTCAGCAGCATCCGCATCAGCACCACCAAGGGGGTATAG